In one window of Brachyhypopomus gauderio isolate BG-103 chromosome 16, BGAUD_0.2, whole genome shotgun sequence DNA:
- the LOC143477393 gene encoding olfactory receptor 4S1-like, with protein sequence MENSSTEFIFVLHGLNDTMTHKQIYFAFGLIVYIITLFVNLLLVITIVLDKTLCEPMYLFICSLFVNGICGASAFYPKILADLLSDSSIISYIACQIQTYVIFFYTLCEITCLTVMAYDRYVAICKPLEYLTIMTYQNVGKLLAFSWLFSLLQTAIMTVMTASLPLCGNDIDKLYCSVVDIIMLSCTDVTMLDVYGNILTLSLVAQITFIITSYIYIIRTSLQSKTGKVKFMQTCLPHLITLTNFTVAMLFDITHSRYIKSQSQQALHNILGMEFLVLPPLLNPIIYGMKLTQMRRQFVKLYVNKFKALRQG encoded by the coding sequence ATGGAAAATTCATCCACAGAGTTCATCTTTGTACTTCATGGACTGAATGACACaatgacacacaaacaaatttACTTTGCATTTGGACTTATTGTGTACATAATTACACTGTTTGTAAATTTGCTGCTAGTCATAACAATTGTTCTGGATAAGACACTTTGTGAACCTATGTATCTGTTCATATGCAGTTTGTTTGTAAATGGAATTTGTGGTGCTTCTGCTTTCTATCCAAAGATCCTTGCTGATCTTTTATCAGACTCATCGATCATCTCATATATAGCTTGTCAGATACAAACATATGTAATTTTCTTTTATACTTTGTGTGAAATAACGTGTCTAACAGTTATGGCATATGACAGGTATGTAGCTATTTGTAAGCCTTTGGAATATCTCACCATTATGACATATCAGAATGTTGGGAAACTGCTGGCTTTTAGTTGGCTCTTCTCCTTACTGCAGACAGCCATTATGACAGTGATGACAGCCAGTTTGCCTTTATGTGGTAATGATATTGATAAACTTTACTGTTCAGTCGTGGACATTATTATGCTATCTTGCACAGATGTGACTATGCTTGATGTGTATGGGAATATTCTAACACTTTCTCTTGTTGCTCAAATAACATTTATAATTACATCATATATTTACATCATCAGAACCTCTTTACAATCCAAGACAGGGAAGGTTAAATTCATGCAGACATGTCTTCCCCATTTAATCACCCTCACCAACTTTACTGTTGCAATGCTCTTTGATATTACACATTCTCGCTATATCAAAAGTCAATCACAGCAAGCTCTGCACAATATATTGGGTATGGAGTTTCTTGTTTTGCCTCCTCTTCTAAATCCCataatatatggaatgaaactgaCCCAGATGCGGCGCCAGTTTGTGAAACTGTATGTGAACAAATTTAAAGCACTGAGACAGGGCTGA